Below is a genomic region from Streptomyces ferrugineus.
CCAACGCTCGGCCTCGGCATCCCCTTCGGACCACAGTTCGTCACCGTCAAGACGGTCAACCTGCTCGGCCCCGCCCTCACCGCCGTCATCGGCCTGACCCTGCACGAAGCCGCCTACGCCGCCGAGGTGGTGCGCGGCGGCATCCTCTCAGTGGACGCCGGCCAGACGGAGGCGGCCCAGGCTCTCGGCATCGGCAGACGGCGCACCCTGCGCCGGATCGTCATTCCGCAGGCGATGCGCTCCATCGTGCCGACCGCCGGGAACATGCTGATCGGCACCCTGAAGGGCACCAGCATCGTCAGCGTGCTGGCCGTGCACGACCTGCTGTACTCGGTGCAACTGGTCTACAACCAGACCTACCAGGTCATTCCGCTGCTGATGGTCGCCACCCTCTGGTACATCGCCGTCACGACCGTACTCAGTGCGGGACAGTTCTACGTCGAGCGCTACTACGCACGCGGCTCCGCCCGCGCCCTGCCGCCCACACCCCTGCAGAGGCTCAGGGCCCATCTGGCCGCACTTCGCGCCCGGCTGGACAGGGCGACCGCGCCGGAGGTCCACCCGGCGGTCAACAGTGACCGGTGAACCCCCCGCGGTGTTGCGTTCCCTACATTTCCTATCGATTTACTGGGGAAGTGTTGACGGTCCTCCCATCGGGTGCGCAGGATGACGTACATGGCCCACACGCAGCAACGACTCGTTCGTCGTCGGCATGTCGACTTCGGTCACGTCGTCAGCGCCGCCTGCTGTCGCGTGTAGGGCACGCGGCTCCCACCTCGCGCGTGCCACTCCGCTCCTTCTCTCTCATCCCAGGTGATCAGGCGCACCCACCCCCCTGCGCCTGATGGCCCGACGCACTTCTGAAGGACGACCGCCATGACCACGGCACTTCCGGCCCAGGCCACCCCACAGGGTTCGCAGCTCAGCGACATACGCCATCTCCGTCTCGTGGACGACACCGCGCGGGAGGGCGGCGAGGGACACGGCTCCCGTCCCCTCGTCGGCTACCTCGTGCTGGTCCCCGAGGGCACCGATCCCGCCCAGCTCTTCGCCAAGGACGTGACGCGGCCGGAGATCCGACCGGTCGCCTACACGCACTCACCACCTGTCCGACGGACGGGAGGCGATGTCGTCCACATCGATCCCGCGCGCCATGTCGCAGAGCTGGACGGACGCGAACTCGACCTCACCTACCTGGAGTTCGAGCTACTGGCGCATCTCGTGCTGCATCCCCACCAGGTGCACTCCCGCGAGCAGTTGGTGGCCTCCGTCTGGGGCTACGACCACATCGGCGACGGCCGCACTGTGGATGTCCACATCGCGCGCCTGCGCCGCAAGCTGGGCACGGCTCACCGGCACCGGATCGTCACCGTACGCCGCGTGGGTTACAAGTACATGCCCGACCAGCAGGAGAGCCCCAACGCCGCGGCGTGCGGCCGACCTTGAGGAGACCACTGCCATGGGCCTTGCCCTTGCGCCGTCCAGCCCCACCTCGGAATCCGGCCGGACCGGGCCCGGCCGTGCGCACTGGCTGCGCGTGACCCGCGAGACAGCGGACGACCTGGCCACGGACGCGGTGGCCAGGGAGCAGGCAGGCAAGGCCCCGTTCGACGAGGTGTCCCGGCTGCGTGAGGCAGGGCTGCTGACGCTTCTCATACCGGCCGAGCTGGGGGGAGGCGGCGCGGACTGGCCCACGGTTTACGCCGTGGTCCGGGAGATCGCCGCGGCCGACGGCGCGATCGGTCAACTGCTCGGCTGTCACTACTTCCTGTCGTGGAGCGCCCGGTTCTTCACCGAGCACTCTCTCGCCACCCGGCTCGAGCGGCAGTCCGCAGCCGAGCAGTGGTGCTGGGGTGGTGGTTTCGCCCGGCAGGAACCGCCTCTGACGCTGGCCAGGACGGGCAGAGGCCATGTGCTCGACGGCCGGCAGAGCTACGCCACTGGGGTCCTGGTCGCCGACCGCCTCGCCGTACGGGCCGTGCGGGCCGACACCGGCGAACCACTCGCCGTCCTCGTCGATCCCGCCCGGCACGGTGTGGGGATCGACGGCGACGCCGACACCTTCGGCCAACGGCTCGCGGCCGGCGGGAGCGTGGAGTTCGACGCCGCACCGGTCACCGCCGACGACATACTCGGTTCCCTGTCCGCGGACGAGGACGTCCTGTCGCCTCCGGCTGCTCTGGTATCGCCGGTCGGGCGTCTCGTCTCCGTCCAACTCCGTCTCGGCATGGCCGAGGGAGTACTCGCCGAAGCCCGTGAGTACAGCCGGACCGGCCACTCACCCTGGCACCCCGCCTGGCCGGTCGACTCCCCGCAGGACCCGCACGTGCTGAGCGTCTACGGAGAACTCACCGTCCTCACCCGCTCCGCGTCGGCGCTCGCCGATCAGGCACGGGAAGCCGTCCACGGCGGACTGGCACACGGCGAAGACCTCACCTACGACGAGTACGCGGAGGTCTCCGTCCTCGTGGCCATGGCCGAAGCCGCCGCTTCCAAGGCCGCGCAGGAGACCACCGCCAGCGCCCTCGACATCATCGGCGCCCGCTCCGCCTCCTCGCGGCTGGGCTTCGACCGCTTCTGGCGCAATGCCCGGACCCACACCTTGTACGAGCCCGTCGGCCACCGGCTCCGCGATGTCGGGGACTACTTCCTCAACGGTGCCCACCCTCCGTTCGTCCTGCCATTCTGACCGTGCGATGCCGCTCGAATTTCCCGGCCGGCTCGGCGCGAGCAGCATTCGCCACGCAACCCGGCATCCAGGCAATTGTGAACGCCGCACTTCACTCACATGTCGAGCGGTTCAGAATGTGAGATGTCCGCGCAGACTGCATTGACTTGGCCGAATTTCGCTGCAACTCTCATGAATGTGAGCAAGTCCGAGAATCTCGCCGCGCGCCTGCACGTCGATCTGCGACGCCAGGCCAGCGCCATCTGTGCCGTCGGCCGCTGAACGCGCTGACGGGCGCTGCTCTCCCGCTCCATTTTCACAGTCGGCCACCACGACCGTTTTCGGCGCAGACGACTGATTCCTAGCAGGCATTGCTGATGGGTCACTTTCCCCCTTTCGGTTTCCACCCTGCTTGCGCCCAATTGCCGAGCCCTCTCTCGGCTATGGCTTCTTCATGGCATCGATTCCGCCTCAGTCCCCATTCGTGTGAACAGGACCTTTTCCATGGCCACTACGGCATCGACCCGACGCCAGTTCCTCTCCCTGCTCGGTCTTTCTGCGGTGGCCGTGAGCTGCGGCACGACCGCCGGAGCCACTTCCGGCAAGGACCAGACCAAGACGCTCCGGTACCAGGGCTGGGCGGGTCAGGTGACCCTGCCGGAGCTGGCCGAGGATCTCGGCTATCTGCAGGACGTGAAGCTGAAGTGGGTCGGCAACACCATCAGCGGACCGCAGGACATCCAGTCCGCGGCCACGGGCCAGGTCGACTTCGGCGGCGCGTTCAACGGCGCGGTCGTCAAACTGGCAGCGAACAACGCCCCCGTCAAGGCCGTCATCAGCTACTACGGATCCGACAAGTACGCCTACAACGGCTTCTACGTCCTCAAGGACAGCCCGATCCGCTCGGCCAGAGACCTGACCGGCAAGAAGGTCGGGATGAACACACTCGGAGCCCACTCCGAAGCCATGCTCGACATCTTTCTGCAGCGAGGCGGCCTGTCCCGGGCGGAGATTGGCAAAGTCGAACCACTCGTGGTTCCACCGGTCAACACCGAGCAGACGCTGCGGCAGAAGCAGATCGATGTGGCCGTGCTCGGCGGCATTCTGCGCGACAAGGCCCTGGCAACCGGGGGCATCCGCCCGCTGTTCACCGACTTTGAACTGCTCGGCGCATTCAGCGCCGGCACCTACGTGATGACGGACCGCTTCCTGAAGCAAAACGCCGACACGGCCCGGATCTTCGTCACCGGCGTGGGGCGGGCCATCGAGTGGTCCCGTTCCACTCCGCACGAAGAGGTCATCGCCCGGATGACGGACATCGTGAAGAAGCGCGGCCGCAACGAGGACACCGCACCCCTGAAGTACTGGCGCTCCTACGGCGTCGCCGAGCAGGCGGGCCTGATCACCGGCAAGGAACTCCAGCTGTGGATCGACTGGCTGGCCGACCGCGGTGACATCAAGAAGGGTCAGGTCACGTTGTCGGACCTCTACACCAATGAGTTCAACGGCAACCAGAAGTCCTCCTCCACCGCGAAGAGCGGGAGCTGATCCCATGCCGGAATCCATCACACCCAAGATCGTGTTCGAGGACGTACGGAAGGACTTCGCCGTCAAGGACCGTGCAGGGACTCGGCAGGGCACCCGGTTCACCGCCCTCGACGGCATCGATCTGGAAATAGCGGCCGGCGAGTTCATCGTCCTGGTCGGTCCCAGCGGCTGCGGAAAGTCGACGCTCCTGGATCTGCTCGGCGGCCTCGCCGAGCCCACCGGCGGGCGGATCCTGCTGGACGGTGAACCCGTCACCGGCCCGGGCCTGGACCGCGGCATCGTGTTCCAGCAGTACGCACTGCTGCCGTGGCGCACGGCGCAGGGCAACGTCGAGTTCGGTCTGGAGGCCACCGGCGTCCCTCGGCGTCAACGGGCCGCACGTGCCAGGGAGTTCCTGGACCTGGTCGGCCTTACCGGGTTCGAGGACCGCCATCCGCATGAGTTGTCGGGTGGGATGCGGCAGCGGGTGGCGATCGCCCGCAGCCTCGCCTACGACCCTGATGTGCTCCTGATGGACGAGCCGTTCGCCGCGCTGGACGCCCAGACCCGGGAGTCGCTGCAGGACGAACTGCTGCGCATCTGGCAGCGCACCGGCAAGACCGTCGTCTTCATCACCCACGGCATCGACGAGGCCGTCTACCTCGGACAGCGCGTCGCCGTCATGACATCAAGGCCGGGCCGCATCAAGCAGATCCTGCCGGTCGCCCTCGGCTCCCGTACGGCGACGGACGACCTCCGCTCCAGCCCCGAGTTCGCGCGATACCGGCACGAGATCTGGTCGCTGCTGCGCGACGAGGTGGCCAGGGCCCAGCAGTTGGAGAAGGAGGAGGCTTCCGTATGAGCCCCACAACCGGCACGGCCACCGAGAAGACCAGGGCGCCCGGCGTGGAGAGCGCCGCCGAGCCCGTCCCTGCCCCTGCTACGTCCGCCGCAGCCCCGACACCAGGAACAGCACCGTCGGACATACGCCGAGTCCCTTCCTCCACGGCCCGGGCCCGCCGGGCGGTCCGCCGACTGCCGTACCTGCTGCTGAAGGGGGCGACCAAGTCAGCGGCGATCGTGGCCCTGCTGTTGCTGTGGGAGACCGCACCGCGACTCGGCCTGGTCGACCGGACCTTCCTGCCGCCGTTCAGCGAGGTCGCCCGCGCCTGGTGGGAGCTGGCCGCCGACGGTCAGCTCGCCGACAACGCGCGCGCCAGCCTGGTGCGTTCGTTCAGCGGATTCGGTCTCGCCGTCGCCTTCGCGGTGCCGCTCGGCCTGCTGATCGGCTGGTACCGGCCGGTCGCCGACCTCCTCGGCCCGCTCCTTGAGGTCTTCCGCAACACCGCCGCCCTCGCCCTGCTGCCGGTGTTCGTGCTGTTGCTGGGCATCGGCGAGACCTCGAAGATCTCCATCGTGGTGTACGCGTGCACCTGGCCGATCCTGCTCAACACCATCAGCGCCGTCCGCAATGTCGACCCAACCTTGCTGAAGCTCGCGAAGTCGATGGACCTGTCCGCGCCCAGGCTGTTCCAGAAGGTCATCCTGCCGGCGTCGGTTCCGGTGATGTTCACCGGCATCCGGCTGGCCGGAGCGGTGTCCATTCTGGTGCTGGTCGCCGCCGAGATGATCGGCGCCAAGGCGGGCCTCGGCTACCTGATCAACGCCTCCCAGTACAACTTCGCGATCCCCCAGATGTACGCGGGCATCATCACGATCTCCGCCATCGGCGTGGCCTTCAACCAGCTCCTGGTGACCGTGGAGCGGCGGCTCAGCTCCTGGCGCGTACCCGCCAACAGCTGACCCGGCCGGCGCTCATCTCACTGCTTCCCGGTCCCGTCAGCCAGCCCGTTCGTCTCGCTGCCCCCGTGCGTCTCGCTCCCCCGATCCGAGGAACCCCATGCCCGCGACCAGACCCCGTCAGCTGCATCTCAACGCCTTTCTGATGAACGCCGGCCACCACGACGCCGCCTGGCGGCACCCCCGTACCCAGCCCGAACGCGTCACCGACCTGCGCTACTTCCAGCACCTCGCGCAGACCGCCGAACGCGGCCTGCTGGACTCCGTCTTCCTCGCCGACGGCCTCGCCCTGTGGGGCAAGGTCCGGCACAACGCGCTCGGCGGCTTCGAACCGCTCACCCTGCTGTCCGCCCTGGCGGCCGTCACCGAACACGTCGGACTGATCGCCACCGTCTCCACCACCTTCAACGAGCCCTTCCACACCGCCCGTAAGTTCGCCTCCCTGGACCACATCAGCGGCGGCCGGGCCGGCTGGAACATCGTCACCTCCGGCACCATCAACGAGGCCCGCAACTTCGGGCAGGACGAGCACCTGGAGCACCGGCTGCGCTACGAGCGGGCACGGGAGTTCGTCGACGTCGCCACCAAGCTCTGGGACAGCTGGGAGGACGACGCGATCCTGCTCGACCGTGAGCGCGGCATCTACGCCGACACCGACAAGGTGCGGGAGATCAACCACCGCGGTGAGTACTTCGGGGTGCAGGGCCCGCTGAACGTCCCGCGCACGCCGCAGGGTTACCCGCTGCTGGTGCAGGCCGGTTCGTCGGAGGACGGCAAGGAGTTCGCCGCCCAGTACGCCGAGGCCGTCTTCACCGCCCAGCAGACCCTCGCCGACGGCCAAGCCTTCTACAAGGACCTCAAATCCCGGCTGGCCCGCCACGGCCGCACCGAGGACCAGCTGCTGGTGCTGCCCGGCATCGCTCCCGTCATCGGCTCCACCGAGGTCGAGGCCCGCGCACTCGAACAGGAACTGACGGACCTTCAAGTCCCGGAGTACGGGCTCGCCCAGCTGTCCGGAATGCTCGGCACCGACCTGACCGGGCTGCCGCTGGACGGCCCCCTGCCCGAACTCCCCGAGGAACGGGACATAAACGGCAACAAGAGCCGCTTCACGCTCGTCGCCGAACTCGCCCGCCGCGACGGCCTCACCCTGCGCGAGCTCATCGCCCGCCTCGGCGCCGGCCGCGGCCACCGCGTCTTCGCCGGCGCCCCCGAGCAGATAGCCGACCAGCTTGAGGAGTGGTTCACCCAGGGCGCCGCCGACGGCTTCAACATCATGCCGCCCCATCTGCCGGGCGGCCTGGAGGACTTCGTCGACCACGTCGTACCGATACTGCAGCGGCGCGGCCTCTTCCGCACCGAGTACACCGGCCACACCCTGCGCGAGAACTACGGCCTGGCCCGCCCCGCCAACCGGCTGGCCACGGTGGCCACAGCGGAGGGAGGGCCCGCATGACCGGGCTGGAACTCACCACCGATGTCCTGGTGGTCGGCGGAGGCCCCGCGGCCACCTGGGCCGCCCTCAAGGCGGCCCAGGACGGCGCGGACGTGATCCTCGCCGACAAGGGCTACTGCGGCACCAGCGGCGCCACCGCCTCCGCCGGCACCGGCGTCTGGTACGTCCCCCCGGAGCCCGCCGCCCGACAGACCGCCATGGCCAGCAGGGAGGCACTCGGCGGATACCTGGCCGACCCACGCTGGATGACCCGGGTACTGGACCAGACGTACACCGGGATGAACGAGCTGGCGGCGGCCGGGCGCTACCCGTTCCCGACGGGACCGGACGGCAAGCAGCTCAGGAACGGCCTGCAGGGACCCGAGTACATGCGCAGGATGCGCATCCGCGTCCAGCGGGCCGGGGCACGCATCCTCGACCACAGCCCGGTCACCGAACTGCTCACCGACCCCTCCGGGGCGGTCGCCGGAGCCAGGGGGCACCAGCGCCAGGCCGGGCAGCCGTACGAGGTGCGCGCCGGGGCAGTCGTCCTGGCCACCGGCGGCTGCGCGTTCCTCAGCGGCGCGCTGGGCTGCAACGTCAATGCCGGCGACGGGGCGCTGTTCGCCGCCGAGGCGGGCGCGGAGATGTCCGGGATGGAGTTCTCCAACGCGTACGGCATCGCACCCGAGGGCACCTCCGTCACCAAGACCGCGTTCTACTCCTTCGCGACCTTCTACCACGAGGACGGCACGGTCCTTGAGGGGGCCGCCAGCCAGGGCGGCCGGTCCGTGATCGCGCGTGCGCTGCTCAGCGAGAAGGTGTACTGCCGCCTGGACCGGGCCGATGCGGCGGCTCGGCAGGCGATGCGGCTGGCCCAGCCGAATTTCTTCCTCACCTTCGACCGGCTCGGCATCGACCCCTTCACCCAGCTCTTCGCCGTCACGCTCCTCGCCGAGGGCACCGTGCGCGGCACCGGCGGCATCCGCGTCACCGGCGACGACTGTTCCACCACCGTGCCCGGCCTGTACGCGGCTGGCGACGCGGCGACCCGTGAGCTGATCTGCGGCGGCTTCACCGGCGGCGGCAGCCACAACGCCGCCTGGGCCATCTCCTCCGGCACCTGGGCGGGCCGGGGCGCGGCCCGCCATGCCCGCTCCCTCGGCGGGCACGCCGGTACGAGGCTCCTGGCGGCAGCGGGCGGAGCGGGTCTCCGGCCCACCGGGACTCCGGGTCCGGCCGACGGCTTCCGCGAGGTCGTCACCGCGGTCCAGGGCGAAGTGCTGCCGTACGAGAAGAACTATCTCCGCCACGGCGACCGGCTCACCGCCTCACTGAGGGTCCTCGACAGCGTGTGGGAGGAGTCGCGCGCATCCCTGCATGCCGGGGGCGGGGACACCGTACAGGCCAGGCAGGCCGCGGCGATGGCGGCGCACGCCCGCTGGATGTACACCTCGGCGCTCGCGCGCACCGAGACCCGCGGCATGGCCAAACGGCTCGACTTCCCGGCGCAGGACCCCGCACAGCACCACCGCATCGTCACAGGGGGCCTCGACCGGGTGTGGACCCGCACCGAGCCCCTGCCGACCGCACCACACGCACCGTCGGCCCTGCTGGAGGTGGCGTCATGATCGAACTGGTCTCGGCGGAACGCTGTATCACCTGCGACAAGTGCATCAAGGTCTGCCCGACCAACGTCTTCGACCGCGGTGAGGGCGGCATCCCGGTGCTCGCCCGCCGCGACGACTGCCAGACCTGCTTCCAGTGCGAGGCGAACTGCCCGGCCGACGCCTTGTACGTCGCGCCCCTGACCCGCCCGCTGCCCGACGGCTCCACCGCCCGGGACGAGGAGCACCTGGACCGTACCGGCCTGCTCGGCAGCTACCGCCGGCACATCGGCTGGGGACGAGGCCGCACCCCCGGCGCGCTCCGAGCCGTCGGCCCGTCCCTCGGACCACCAGGGGCCAAGGAAGCCTCACCACCCATCACTTCCTGACCACCTCCCGATCAATCACCCCATGTGAAAGGAACCCGCGCATGACCACCAGCACCGGCTTCGACATCCGCAGGATCGGCGGCCGAATCGGCGCCGAGATCCTCGGCGTGGACCTCTCCACCGACCTCGACCCCGCCGTCGTCACCGAGATCAACTCCGCGCTCCTGGAACACAAGGCGCTGGTCTTCCGCGACCAGCGGCTCGACGACGCGGGCCAGCTCCGCTTCGCCTCTCTCTTCGGCGAGCTCACCACCGCGCACCCCACCGTGCCGTCCGTCGACGGTCAGCCCCACATCCTCCCGGTCGACGGCGACGAGGGCATTCGCGCCAACCAGTGGCACACGGACGTCACCTTCGTCCGGACACCCCCGAAGGCGTCCACGCTGCGCAGCATCGTCGTCCCGCCCTACGGCGGCAACACCCTCATCGCCAACTCGGCCGCCGCGTACCGGGACCTGCCCGAGCCGCTGCGCGAGCTGGCAGACAAGCTGTGGGCAGTGCACACCAACGCCTACGACTACGCCGCACCGAAGAGCGAGAAGGCCGCCGAGCACCGCAGGCGGTTCGTCTCCCGGAAGTACCGCACTGCCCACCCGCTCGTCCGCGTCCACCCCGAGACCGGGGAGCGCGGGCTGTTCATCGGCGGCTTCGCCCAGAGCATCGTCGGCCTCGGCCCCTCCGACTCCCGCGACCTGCTGCGCATCTTCCAGTCGTACGTCACCCGCCCCGAGAACATCGTGCGCGTGACCTGGACACCCGGCGACCTCGTCCTGTTCGACAACCGCATCACCCAGCACTACGCCCCCGACGACTACGGCGACCTGCCGCGCCTACTGCACCGGGTCACCGTCGCGGGCGACGTCCCCGCCGGGATCGACGGCACCCTCAGCCACGTAATCGAGGGCGACGACGCCTCCCACTACACCCCACCCGCGGCCTGAGGCCCACGGCCGCCGGACAGGGGACACCCGCCCCTGCCCGGCGGCCCGCCCGAAGCGGATGCCGGCCGAAGCGGATGCCGGCCGAAGCTGTACGGGATAATGGGCGCATGCGGATCTCAGCCAGGGCCGACTACGCGGTACGCGCCGCACTGCAGCTCGCTGCGTCACGGGACGACGGGCCGCTGAAGGCCGAGGCCATCGCCGACGCCCAGGACATCCCGCACAAATTCCTCGAAAGCATCCTGAACGACATGCGCCGGGGCGGTCTCGTACTCAGCCAGCGCGGCGGCAACGGCGGCTACCGCCTGGCCAAGCCCGCCGAGGACATCAGCATCGCCGACGTCATCCGCATTGTGGACGGACCGCTGGTCTCGGTGCGCGGGGTCCGCCCTCCGGAGCTGTCCTACACCGGCCCCGCCGAGTCGCTGCTCCCTCTGTGGATCGCACTGCGGTCCAATGTGCGCGAGATCCTGGACGGCGTGTCGCTCGCCGACGTCGCGTCCGCCCGGCTTCCCGCCGAGGTATCCGCGCTGACCGACGCCCCGAGCGCCTGGGTAAACCCCTGACACGCTGGGCCACTCCCCTCCCATCCCGAAAAGCGAGATAGCGGGGTCCATCATGTGAACACCCCCTTGGGGTGTGTGCCGCCTTCTGTCACGATCCCTAGCAACCAGATAGGAAAACTAGGGATCTGTGGGGTGGTCATGAGAGCGCTCAATCGCGCAGATCTGTTGCTGCCCCTTCTGACCTCGCGTCGCCACATCGACCTCGGCCGTACGTCCAGCGCCATCTGTCGGCCCATCTGAGATCGTCCACAGAACCTGTCGGCACTCCACAGAACGCCGCTGGGCCTCTGTCACCCCGCCTGCCTCTGCGGACAGGACACCGCCCCTTTCGACGGACAAACGCCACCCGCATCCCCGTGACCGCATCCTTCGAGTGCGGCACAGCTGTGCCGGGGGCACACCCCCACTTCCGCGATACCCCCCACGATCCGCTCCTCAGCCCGCGACGGCAGCCCTGCCGCCGAAGGCCGGCGAGTGGAGTACTGGTGCCTGCCCATGGGCTTTACGCCACGCATTCCCGTACCTCCTTGATCACCCATCCCCTGAGAGGACACCTCCGTGTCTGCCGCAAGACCGCTCACCACCCTGCGCACCCTCGCCGTCATAGCGACGCTCCCCCTCCTGCTGACCGCTTGCGGCTACGGCTCCGAGTCCACTGACGACGGCAAGCAGACCGAGGTCGCGGCGGGCGCCAAGAAGCTCTCCGCCGACGAAGTGAAGATCGGCTACTTCCCCAACCTCACGCACGCCACCGCTCTGGTGGGCGTCCAGGAGGGCCTGCTCCAGAAGGAGCTCGGCGGCACCACGATCAAGTCCTCGACCTTCAACGCCGGCCCCTCCGAGATCGAGGCGCTGAACGCCGGGTCCATCGACATCGGCTGGATCGGCCCCTCCCCCGCTATCAACGGCTACACCAAGTCGAACGGCAAGAACCTGCGCATCATCGGCGGCTCCGCCTCCGGTGGCGTGAAGCTTGTCGTGAACCCGGACAAGATCAAGTCCTTGAAGGACGTCAAGGGCAAAAAGATCGCCACGCCGCAACTCGGCAACACGCAGGACGTGGCGTTCCTCAACTGGATCGCGGAGCAGGGCTGGAAGGTCGACGCGGAGAGCGGCAAGGGTGACGTCTCTGTCGTCCGTACGGACAACAAGATCACCCCGGACGCCTACAAGTCCGGTTCCATCGACGGCGCCTGGGTGCCGGAGCCGACCGCTTCGAAGCTGGTCGCCGAGGGCGGCAAGGTGCTGCTCGACGAGGCCGACCTGTGGCCGGACAAGAAGTTCGTGATCACGAACATCATCGTGCGGCAGGAGTTCCTGAAGGAACACCCGGATGTCGTCGAGGCCGTACTGCGCGGCTCGGTGAAGACCAATGAGTGGATCAACGCCAACCCGGAGAAGGCGAAGGCGTCCGCCAACGCGGCGCTGAAGGAGCTGTCGGGCAAGGAGCTGCCCGCCGAGGTCATCGACCCGGCCTGGAAGTCCATCGCCTTCCTCGACGACCCGCTGGCCTCCACCCTCAACACCGAGGCGGAGCACGCGGTCAAGGCCGGCCTGCTGGAGAAGCCCGACCTGAAGGGCATCTACGACCTCACGCTCCTCAACAAGGTCCTCAAGGCCGAGGGCAAGGACGAGGTCGACGACGCCGGTCTCGGCGTCGAGTAACAACAACCGGACCCGATGAGTTCCCAGGAGGTGACGACCATGGCCACCGCGACCGCCAAGGCCGCTGAGGACGCCACGACAGTGACGCACGCCGCCCGCATCGAGCACGTCTCGAAGTCCTTCCGCGCACCGGGCACGCCCGGCGGACAGCAGCTCGTGCTGGACGACATCACGCTCGATGTCGCACCCGGCGAGTTCGTCACCCTCCTGGGAGCCTCCGGCTGCGGCAAGTCCACACTGCTCAACCTGGTCGCGGGGCTCGACCTGCCGTCCGCCGGCTCGATCAGCACGGACGGCCGGCCCGCCCTGATGTTCCAGGAGCACGCCCTGTTCCCATGGCTGACGGCGGGCAAGAACATCGAGCTCGCGCTGAAGCTGCGCGGGGTCGCGAAGCAGGAGCGGCAGCAGGAGGCGGAACGGCTGCTGGAACTCGTACGGCTGCAGGGCGCGTACCGCAAGCGGGTGCACGAACTGTCGGGCGGTATGCGGCAGCGTGTCGCGCTGGCCCGTGCGCTGGCCCAGGACAGCCGACTGTTGCTGATGGACGAGCCGTTCGCGGCGCTGGACGC
It encodes:
- a CDS encoding FAD-dependent oxidoreductase; this translates as MTGLELTTDVLVVGGGPAATWAALKAAQDGADVILADKGYCGTSGATASAGTGVWYVPPEPAARQTAMASREALGGYLADPRWMTRVLDQTYTGMNELAAAGRYPFPTGPDGKQLRNGLQGPEYMRRMRIRVQRAGARILDHSPVTELLTDPSGAVAGARGHQRQAGQPYEVRAGAVVLATGGCAFLSGALGCNVNAGDGALFAAEAGAEMSGMEFSNAYGIAPEGTSVTKTAFYSFATFYHEDGTVLEGAASQGGRSVIARALLSEKVYCRLDRADAAARQAMRLAQPNFFLTFDRLGIDPFTQLFAVTLLAEGTVRGTGGIRVTGDDCSTTVPGLYAAGDAATRELICGGFTGGGSHNAAWAISSGTWAGRGAARHARSLGGHAGTRLLAAAGGAGLRPTGTPGPADGFREVVTAVQGEVLPYEKNYLRHGDRLTASLRVLDSVWEESRASLHAGGGDTVQARQAAAMAAHARWMYTSALARTETRGMAKRLDFPAQDPAQHHRIVTGGLDRVWTRTEPLPTAPHAPSALLEVAS
- a CDS encoding 4Fe-4S dicluster domain-containing protein; its protein translation is MIELVSAERCITCDKCIKVCPTNVFDRGEGGIPVLARRDDCQTCFQCEANCPADALYVAPLTRPLPDGSTARDEEHLDRTGLLGSYRRHIGWGRGRTPGALRAVGPSLGPPGAKEASPPITS
- a CDS encoding TauD/TfdA dioxygenase family protein, which encodes MTTSTGFDIRRIGGRIGAEILGVDLSTDLDPAVVTEINSALLEHKALVFRDQRLDDAGQLRFASLFGELTTAHPTVPSVDGQPHILPVDGDEGIRANQWHTDVTFVRTPPKASTLRSIVVPPYGGNTLIANSAAAYRDLPEPLRELADKLWAVHTNAYDYAAPKSEKAAEHRRRFVSRKYRTAHPLVRVHPETGERGLFIGGFAQSIVGLGPSDSRDLLRIFQSYVTRPENIVRVTWTPGDLVLFDNRITQHYAPDDYGDLPRLLHRVTVAGDVPAGIDGTLSHVIEGDDASHYTPPAA
- a CDS encoding RrF2 family transcriptional regulator; this translates as MRISARADYAVRAALQLAASRDDGPLKAEAIADAQDIPHKFLESILNDMRRGGLVLSQRGGNGGYRLAKPAEDISIADVIRIVDGPLVSVRGVRPPELSYTGPAESLLPLWIALRSNVREILDGVSLADVASARLPAEVSALTDAPSAWVNP
- a CDS encoding putative leader peptide translates to MRALNRADLLLPLLTSRRHIDLGRTSSAICRPI
- a CDS encoding aliphatic sulfonate ABC transporter substrate-binding protein, producing the protein MSAARPLTTLRTLAVIATLPLLLTACGYGSESTDDGKQTEVAAGAKKLSADEVKIGYFPNLTHATALVGVQEGLLQKELGGTTIKSSTFNAGPSEIEALNAGSIDIGWIGPSPAINGYTKSNGKNLRIIGGSASGGVKLVVNPDKIKSLKDVKGKKIATPQLGNTQDVAFLNWIAEQGWKVDAESGKGDVSVVRTDNKITPDAYKSGSIDGAWVPEPTASKLVAEGGKVLLDEADLWPDKKFVITNIIVRQEFLKEHPDVVEAVLRGSVKTNEWINANPEKAKASANAALKELSGKELPAEVIDPAWKSIAFLDDPLASTLNTEAEHAVKAGLLEKPDLKGIYDLTLLNKVLKAEGKDEVDDAGLGVE
- a CDS encoding ABC transporter ATP-binding protein → MATATAKAAEDATTVTHAARIEHVSKSFRAPGTPGGQQLVLDDITLDVAPGEFVTLLGASGCGKSTLLNLVAGLDLPSAGSISTDGRPALMFQEHALFPWLTAGKNIELALKLRGVAKQERQQEAERLLELVRLQGAYRKRVHELSGGMRQRVALARALAQDSRLLLMDEPFAALDAITRDVLHDELTRIWRETGLSVLFVTHNVREAVRLAQRVVLLSSRPGRIAREWTIGIPQPRRIEDSAVAELSVEITEELRGEIRRHGQH